DNA from Chloroflexota bacterium:
CGACGCGAGGATTTGCGCGAGTGGCTCGTACTCTCCTGGAATCTCGTCGTCCAGCTTGTCCCGGAGGTGCCGGGCAAGGGCGGGGCTCTGGCCCCCCGTTGTGACGGCAACTTGGACGGCGCCGCGCTGAACCACGGCGGGGAGGATGAAGTCGCAGCGTTCGGGATCGTCAGCCGCGTTGACGAGCACGCCGCGTGCGCGCGCTTGATCGACCACGGCTCGCGTCGCGGATGGATCGTCGGTGGCGGTGATCACGAGGAATTGGTCGTCCAGGTCGCTCGGGAGGAATCGGCGCCGGCGCAGCGCGACGAGCGTGCGACCGGCCGTCGCGGGAGCGGCCCGGACTTCAGCGAGCGCCTCGACGTCCGGAGAGATCCGCGGGGCGACCACGGTGACACGAGCCCCGGCATCGAGGAGAGCCCGGACCTTGCGCGCCGCGACCGGCCCCCCGCCCACCACCAGACAGCTCCGCCCGGCAAGGTTCAAAGCGATGGGGAAGTAGGCTGTCACGCGTCGGCCGGCGCCCGCGCCTCATCGCCGGGGTGCAGTGCGTCGGACGCGCCCAGTCCCCACGTTGCGACGGCGCTCTCGAGGCTCGTCACGTGGATTCCGCATTCCTTCTTGTCTGGATCCAGCTCCCACCACCATCTGCCTGCCCGCGGGTCTTCGCCGGGTCGGATCGCCCGTGTGCACGGCTCGCAGCCGATGCTGGGGTAGCCGCGGTCGTGGAGGACGTTGTACGGGACGCCGTGGGCCCGGATGTACGACCACACCTGGTCCGCCGTCCAATCGCACAATGGATTCACTTTTACAATCCCGCCGTGGACGCGATCGTGCTGCACCTTCTCGGTAGCGGTGCGCGACGACGCCTGGTCGCGCCGAATGCCGCTGATCCACGCGTCGAGGCCGGATAGGGCGCGACTAAGCGGCTCGACCTTTCGGATCCCACAGCACAGCTCTCGGTTCTCGACGCTCTCATAAAAGCAGTTAAGGCCCTTCTCCGCCACCATTCGCGCCACGCTGGCGGGGTCCGGGCGAAACGTTTCGACCTCGATTCTGTACCGCTCGCGGATGCGGTCGATGACTCCATACGTTTCTTGGTGCAGCCGCAGCGTGTCGAGGGTCACGACGCGCGCCCTCGGATTGATCCGCCACATCATGTCGATGAGCACGACATCCTCCGCGCCGAAACTGGAGGACAGGGCGCATCGGTCGCCGAACGTGTCGAGGGCCCAGCGGAGCACCTCTTGCGGCTCGGCGTCGCCAAGTCGGCGATTTGCGGCAGCGATCTCGTCGGGCGTCATTCCCGCACTCCGGGGGCGGCAGGTTGCTGTGCGAACGCCTCGGCGATGGCCGAGATCAGATGCCCCATCTTTGGGTGCGGGGGTGTGACGTTCACCCGAACGCCGTGGCCCTCAATGGCCTCCGAAGAGACCGGACCGATCGACGCGATGAGCATTCGCCCGTTCAATGCGAGTCGAAGCGCCTCGGACCGCCCGTGCTCGTCCGCGATGGCGAAGAGGGTATGGATCTGCGACGAGCTGAAGATCGCGAGGGCGTCGACCGAGCCCTCCACGCACGAATCGATCAACCGGACGACGGGGGCTTCGTCGCTGGGTCCCTCCCACCGATAGGGCGCGGCTTCAGAAATCGACGCCCCCATTGCGAGAAGACCCTCGCGAAGCCGGTCGAGGTACGGCGTTGCACCTCCGTAGAGCTGAACGCCTACCCGCTTGCCCCGCAGGTCCCACGTGGCCAGCGCCGCGAGGAGATCCTCGGACGTGTTGGGCTCCGGGGCCACGAGGTCGACTCGGACGCCGTGGCTCTTGAGCACGTGGAGCGGCTTCGGCCCACGCGCAACCACCTGGGCCTTCGACAGCCCCGCGAGAACTTCGCCAAACAACCCAATCGCTTGCGACCGGTCCAGGAGAAGCTGACAGCCGACCCCAGTCAGGAAGACGACCGCCGCGAAGTCGCCACGGGTCAAGGCTGCGAGCCACGCGTCGATCGTCGCATCATCCGCGGTTGGGCTCTCGCGGAGCGCAGGCGCCACCAAGGCGGTGCCACCCTTCACCTCGATTAAGCGCGCGATCTCCGCCGATCGTCGCGACTCGAGGAATGCGACGACGCGGCCCGCGAGCGGGCCGGGCGCCGGTCCGCGGAGCGATGCATTCATGGGATTAGTGTACCGTCGCACGGCAGCGGCCATCGGTCGGATCGGCGAGGAGGGGGCCCGGCAGCGCTGCTCTACCGACCGGCACCTGCCATGACCGGTTCCGGGAACGCGAGCGCCCGGAGTCTCGCGTTCCCGGCGCGTCGGCAGAAGTCGCCAAACGCCTCACCCGGGTTCCGCTCGTCGCGGAAGAGCTGGAAGATGGGCCGCAACCGGTCCGCGATCTGGTCAACCGGCACCAGGTCCGCCAGGAGTCGGTTGAGAAGCGTGCCCTGGAAGTCGCCTCCGAGATAGATCTGGTACTTCCCAGGCGTGCGGCCGACGAAGCCGACGTCGCCGAGGAAGGGGCGGGCGCACCCGTTGGGGCAGCCGGTCATGCGGATGCTCAGGCGCTCATTCTCGAGGCCGAGCTCCGAGAGCGTCGCCTGGATGCGGCGAACGACGGCGGGCAACGCGCGCTCGGCGTCCGCCAACGCCAAGCCGCAGGTGGGGATCGCGGGGCAGGCCATCGAATACCGAAGGGCGTTCGGCACATCCTCAACCAGGGCGACGCCATACTTGCGGAGCAGCGCCTCGACCGCCGGTCGCTGTTCGTCGGCGATGTCGGTGAACAGGATGTTCTGCTGCGCCGTCAGGCGGATGCCCGGATCGAATTGGCGGACCAGTTCGCGAAACCCCGATCGCATGGCGAGGCCGTCGACGTCTCGGATGCGGCCGTTCTCGATCCACACGCCCAGGAACCAGCGGCCATCGTACTGCTGATGCCAGCCCAGGTGGTCGCCGGTCTCGTCCCAATGCAGCTCGCGCGGCGGGGCGAGGCGGTGGCCCACCCAGCGCTCGACCTCCCGTCGAAAACGGTCGAGGCCCACGTTGGCGATGAGGTACTTCATTCGTGCCTGCCGGCGGCTGATCCGATTTCCGCAGTCGCGCTGGACCTTCATGATGGCGAGGAACGTGTCGACGAGTTCGTCCGGCTCGACAAAGGCCAACGGGTCCGCGACGCGCGGCCGGGTGTTGCGGTCGGTGTGGGTCATCCCCATTCCACCACCGACCAGGAACGTATACCCCGCCACGTGGTCCTGTTCGACGTGAGCCACGATGCCGATGTCGTTGGAGTACGCGTCAACGCAGTTGTCACCCTCGATGGCGAAGGCGGTCTTGAACTTGCGCGGCATATAGACGTCGCCGTAAAGCGGGTCCAGCTCCTCTTCAGTCGACGCGATCTTCTCGTGGTCGAGCCAGATCTCGTGATACGCCTTCGTGCGCGGGAGCGCGGCATCGCTCAAAATCCGCGCGTGCTCCTGGACCTCGGCGGCCGCGCCGATGCGGTTTGGCGCCGGGCACGCCATGACGTTCCGCTCGACGTCACCGCAGGCGCCGAGGGTCGTGACCATCGCGTCGTTGATGGACCGGATGGTCTGCTTGAGGTGCGCCTTGCCGACGTGGTGAAGCTGGAAGCACTGACGAGTGGTGACTCGCAGCGTGCCGTCGCCAAATCGGTTCGCGACGTCATCGAATGCCAGGTACTGGGCCCCGGTGAGGGCTCCGCCCGGGATTTTGGCGCGGACCATCATGATCCATTCCTTGTCCCGGCCTTCTTTGCGCGCAATCGCGCGCTTTTCGCGGTCGTCCTGTTGGTAGACGCCGTGGAATTTCAGAAGCTGATACTCTTCCTCAGAGAAGTGCGACGCGTCGCTCTCCAACGTCTGCTTGATGGTTCCACGCAAATGGTTGCTTCGCTGCTTGATGAACTCGACCTCGGACGGAACAACCGTTGCCCCCGGGGCGTTTTCATCGAGAAGCTCTTCGGGCTCGCCTGCCATTTCGGCGCCTCCGGTTCCGGCGCTATTCTTGACTAACCCCATAATAATAGTCGAGAATTGACACGCAGTATACGCACGCCTCGTGCGCATGGTCAAGCGGGCGCGCTTGCGGTGCTCAAGCCGGCTGGGCTAAGCTTCGGAACGCAAGAGCCGGGATGACCGCGCCTCCACGCGCACATCGTCGTGATGACAGCCATATGAATGGAGGAGTTTCATGGCAACATACGCGAACCCGGACGCGCTCGTTGATACGGAATGGGTTGCTCAGCACGCGAAGGACCCTCACGTCAAATTGGTTGAAGTCGACGTCGATACGTCGGCATACCGCCAGGGCCATGTGCCTGGCGCCATCGGCTGGAACTGGTCGACGCAGCTCGAGGACCAGACGCGGCGCGACATCCCGACCAAGGAGGATTGGGAGAAGCTCCTGTCGCAGTCCGGTATCTCGAACGATGACACCATCATCTTCTACGGTGACAACCACAATTGGTTCGCGGCCTTCGCCTATTGGATCGCGAAGATGTACGGGCACAAGAACGTCAAGCTGATGAATGGCGGCCGCAAGAAGTGGGAGCTCGAGAAGCGGGATTTGGTGACCGAGGAGCCCAAGGTGACCCCGTCCCAGTACAAGGTCCAGAGCGTCGACATGTCGCTCCGGGCTCTTCAGCCCGACGTGAAGGCGCACATCGGGAAATCTGGCGCGGCCCTCGTCGACGTTCGATCTCCAGCGGAGTTCACGGGTGAGGTCCTGGCCCCGCCGGGCCTTCAGGAGACCGCACAGCGGGGCGGGCACGTGCCCACGGCCACCAACATCCCGTGGCTGCAGGCCGTGAACGAGGCGGACGGGACGTTCAAGTCACCGGACGAGCTTCGCCAGCGGTACGAGCGCGACGGCATTACACCGGACAAGGACGTGATCGCCTACTGCCGCATCGGAGAGCGCAGCTCCCACACCTGGTTCGCGCTGAAGGAGCTCCTCGGCTACCCGAAGGTCCGGAACTATGATGGCTCGTGGACCGAGTGGGGCTCGATGATCGGGGTCCCCATCGAGAAGTAGGCGCTTCGGAACGCGTTGAGGACCGGCGAGGGCGGCCCGTTCGGGCCGCCCTCGCCGTGAAGAGCGCCCGGGCAGGAATCCTGTGTCGGCGAGCGCCCGGTTGCCGCCGTTTGGGGCGAGCCGCTGCCCGCGCGCGGAGCCCGGGGGCGCCTACGCCCCTTGGGCGTCCGCCACGTAGGCCGCTGGATCGATACCCAGCCCCCGTGCGATCTCGCTGACCGTCGCCCACACGTCGTCGGCAATCGGTACGCCGCCGGCCAACCGCGCTCGGCGAGTGCGAAACGAGCGCTCGCCGGGGATCAGGATCTCGCCGAAGCCGGGGGCCTTGCGCGAGCCGCGGACCGATTCCACGTACGCGCCCGCGCGACGCTTGAAATCAGCGAGATCCGTGAGGCACGCGGGGTCCACAACGATGATCAAGCAGCCCCAGAGCGCGCGCGGGCCATCGCGTACCTTCATGTCGCCGACGACCCCACCGACGAGCAGCCCGCCGAGCAGCTCCGTGGCCAGCGCGAGCCCATACCCTTTCGCGCCGCCGGCGGCGCTGAGCGCTCCGCGACCCGCCGCGATCGGATCCGTGGTCGGGTTCCCTTCCGCATCCACGGCGACGCCCATGGGGAGCGGACGGCCGGCGCGCTGCGCCTCGCGCAGCTTGCCCGCCGCGATTGCGCTCGAACTCATGTCGAGAAGGTAGGGATCCGGATCGGAGGGGATGGCGATGGCGATGGGATTCGTCCCGATCAGCGGCTCCACCCCGCCATACGGGTGCACGAACGTCTCCGATTTGGCGAATAGCAGCCCCACGAGATCGGTGCGCGCTGCTAGCTCGACATAATAGCCAGCC
Protein-coding regions in this window:
- a CDS encoding sulfurtransferase translates to MATYANPDALVDTEWVAQHAKDPHVKLVEVDVDTSAYRQGHVPGAIGWNWSTQLEDQTRRDIPTKEDWEKLLSQSGISNDDTIIFYGDNHNWFAAFAYWIAKMYGHKNVKLMNGGRKKWELEKRDLVTEEPKVTPSQYKVQSVDMSLRALQPDVKAHIGKSGAALVDVRSPAEFTGEVLAPPGLQETAQRGGHVPTATNIPWLQAVNEADGTFKSPDELRQRYERDGITPDKDVIAYCRIGERSSHTWFALKELLGYPKVRNYDGSWTEWGSMIGVPIEK
- a CDS encoding uroporphyrinogen-III synthase → MRRYTNPMNASLRGPAPGPLAGRVVAFLESRRSAEIARLIEVKGGTALVAPALRESPTADDATIDAWLAALTRGDFAAVVFLTGVGCQLLLDRSQAIGLFGEVLAGLSKAQVVARGPKPLHVLKSHGVRVDLVAPEPNTSEDLLAALATWDLRGKRVGVQLYGGATPYLDRLREGLLAMGASISEAAPYRWEGPSDEAPVVRLIDSCVEGSVDALAIFSSSQIHTLFAIADEHGRSEALRLALNGRMLIASIGPVSSEAIEGHGVRVNVTPPHPKMGHLISAIAEAFAQQPAAPGVRE
- a CDS encoding phosphoadenylyl-sulfate reductase, with product MTPDEIAAANRRLGDAEPQEVLRWALDTFGDRCALSSSFGAEDVVLIDMMWRINPRARVVTLDTLRLHQETYGVIDRIRERYRIEVETFRPDPASVARMVAEKGLNCFYESVENRELCCGIRKVEPLSRALSGLDAWISGIRRDQASSRTATEKVQHDRVHGGIVKVNPLCDWTADQVWSYIRAHGVPYNVLHDRGYPSIGCEPCTRAIRPGEDPRAGRWWWELDPDKKECGIHVTSLESAVATWGLGASDALHPGDEARAPADA
- a CDS encoding Ldh family oxidoreductase, with protein sequence MLLTAEAERRFICAIFAALDVSPAQQDAIADVLTEADLRGYSSHGIVRVPLNVNLIRSGNVQREAHPTVIHDSGPALRIDGDRAAGPYAATVAAKQAIDRAQKHGVCAVGVSNCGHIGMAGYYVELAARTDLVGLLFAKSETFVHPYGGVEPLIGTNPIAIAIPSDPDPYLLDMSSSAIAAGKLREAQRAGRPLPMGVAVDAEGNPTTDPIAAGRGALSAAGGAKGYGLALATELLGGLLVGGVVGDMKVRDGPRALWGCLIIVVDPACLTDLADFKRRAGAYVESVRGSRKAPGFGEILIPGERSFRTRRARLAGGVPIADDVWATVSEIARGLGIDPAAYVADAQGA
- a CDS encoding NADPH-dependent assimilatory sulfite reductase hemoprotein subunit gives rise to the protein MAGEPEELLDENAPGATVVPSEVEFIKQRSNHLRGTIKQTLESDASHFSEEEYQLLKFHGVYQQDDREKRAIARKEGRDKEWIMMVRAKIPGGALTGAQYLAFDDVANRFGDGTLRVTTRQCFQLHHVGKAHLKQTIRSINDAMVTTLGACGDVERNVMACPAPNRIGAAAEVQEHARILSDAALPRTKAYHEIWLDHEKIASTEEELDPLYGDVYMPRKFKTAFAIEGDNCVDAYSNDIGIVAHVEQDHVAGYTFLVGGGMGMTHTDRNTRPRVADPLAFVEPDELVDTFLAIMKVQRDCGNRISRRQARMKYLIANVGLDRFRREVERWVGHRLAPPRELHWDETGDHLGWHQQYDGRWFLGVWIENGRIRDVDGLAMRSGFRELVRQFDPGIRLTAQQNILFTDIADEQRPAVEALLRKYGVALVEDVPNALRYSMACPAIPTCGLALADAERALPAVVRRIQATLSELGLENERLSIRMTGCPNGCARPFLGDVGFVGRTPGKYQIYLGGDFQGTLLNRLLADLVPVDQIADRLRPIFQLFRDERNPGEAFGDFCRRAGNARLRALAFPEPVMAGAGR